In Fundulus heteroclitus isolate FHET01 chromosome 8, MU-UCD_Fhet_4.1, whole genome shotgun sequence, a genomic segment contains:
- the LOC118563927 gene encoding zinc finger protein 37-like isoform X1: MEKTMELKMLLESSLKRIFQATVTDILVSVEQTLSEYQGTIQTIQTENEGLKRLLSTQRSAESLHEGLLSSDGSQEDAAEQFSGSDGNNLPVTSTYTLSNESKCSNGETCFRKPNESKLKESASSPPFSLKTEQLEEESCVEESSTISVPVKTEPNLEGSGTVDLPQQSLNQMVKLVKSESLEVTCDAFPDVRQLHPLGPKHECRESDHGVKVTVVSKGYTQEGHFIKIEKEEEADVLLGSESESLSQSEVKYELKHQEAELDQKWLERGSSEDVEQEEGTLEQNNSTIVADEDTQIQSSSLFRCSTCLKTFKKLVALKSHVRSHGRIKDYSCKVCGRTFRRPDQLRHHNHTHTGERPFSCNLCSKAYTRSCHLSAHMRIHTGERPYACSHCEKSFRDCKSRKEHLQTHSEEKPYSCQECSKTFKCTKMLRRHMLTHSGETPHTCTQCGKRFMNHGNLKVHYMLHTGERPFSCKLCSKTFLQASNLKVHMRTHTGEKPYSCDKCSKKFAVSSSLKFHLKSHV, from the exons ATGGAGAAAACGATGGAGCTGAAAATGTTGCTGGAGTCATCTCTGAAGCGGATCTTTCAGGCGACTGTGACCGACATCCTGGTCTCGGTGGAGCAGACCCTCTCTGAGTACCAGGGAACAATCCAGACGATCCAGACCGAGAACGAAGGCCTGAAGCGGCTGCTGTCTACACAGAGGAGCGCAGAGTCCCTCCATGAAGGTCTGCTGTCCTCAG ATGGATCCCAGGAAGATGCCGCTGAACAGTTTTCTGGCTCAGATGGGAACAATCTACCTGTTACCTCCACCTACACGTTGTCCAACGAGTCCAAATGCAGCAACGGCGAGACATGTTTCAGGAAGCCAAATGAGAGCAAGCTGAAGGAGAGTGCATCCTCTCCTCCATTCTCTCTGAAGACGGAACAATTAGAAGAAGAGTCGTGTGTGGAAGAGTCCAGTACAATCTCAGTTCCTGTGAAAACGGAGCCCAATTTGGAAGGAAGTGGCACTGTTGACCTTCCCCAGCAATCTCTGAATCAGATGGTGAAACTGGTGAAGAGTGAGAGCTTAGAGGTTACTTGTGATGCCTTTCCAGATGTGCGTCAGCTGCATCCTTTAGGCCCTAAACATGAATGCAGAGAAAGTGACCACGGTGTTAAAGTCACTGTTGTTTCCAAAGGCTACACACAGGAGGGACATTTTATCAAGAttgagaaagaggaggaggctgatgtaCTGCTTGGCAGTGAAAGTGAGAGTTTGTCTCAGTCAGAGGTCAAATATGAACTGAAGCATCAGGAAGCAGAGTTGGATCAGAAATGGTTGGAGAGAGGAAGCTCAGAGGATGTGGAACAAGAAGAAGGAACATTGGAGCAAAATAATTCAACCATTGTTGCTGACGAGGATACCCAAATTCAAAGCAGCAGCTTGTTCCGCTGTTCAACCTGtctaaagacatttaaaaaactaGTTGCGCTCAAAAGCCACGTCAGATCTCATGGCAGGATTAAAGACTACAGCTGCAAAGTTTGTGGAAGAACCTTCAGGCGGCCCGATCAGCTCAGACACCACAACCACACCCACACGGGAGAAAGACCGTTTAGCTGCAACCTCTGCAGCAAGGCGTACACCCGTTCCTGCCATCTCAGCGCACACATGCGCATCCACACCGGAGAGAGGCCCTATGCCTGCTCGCACTGCGAAAAGTCTTTCAGGGACTGCAAGTCACGCAAGGAGCACCTGCAGACTCACTCTGAGGAGAAGCCGTACAGCTGCCAGGAGTGCAGCAAAACATTCAAATGCACAAAAATGCTGCGTAGACACATGTTGACCCACTCAGGGGAGACGCCTCATACCTGCACTCAGTGCGGCAAGAGGTTCATGAATCACGGCAACCTGAAAGTGCATTACATGCTCCACACTGGGGAGAGGCCGTTCAGCTGTAAACTCTGCAGCAAGACCTTCCTCCAGGCTTCAAACCTCAAGGTCCACATGCGGACCCACACTGGAGAAAAGCCGTACAGCTGCGACAAGTGCAGCAAGAAATTTGCTGTGTCCAGCAGTTTGAAGTTCCACCTGAAGAGTCACGTGTAG
- the LOC110368923 gene encoding zinc finger protein OZF, whose amino-acid sequence MKSEEDEEKPLFSHFHQQQTEVRDFPTSTSGDLTKGKIAEDDSGTTESTRNPDLNIDRGTSNCSETEDSEADGEDDDVHHHKSQFKELSNSEAEECEEDWKESRVPEAGANTVKSSSCSKYGETLASTFSLQRHVTPHPRLMTSVSCGACGKICSSKSDLTRHVRIHTGEKPFGCDACGKRFSLKSHLKRHTRIHTGEKPFSCDACDKRCRSKSNLNAHMTSHTRDKHFGCDACGKRFASKSRLNLHMRIHTGEKPFGCDVCGKGCTSKSNLNTHMRFHKGEKPFGCDGCGKTFSLKSHLKIHMRIHTGEKPFGCDICGKRCISKSNLNAHMRFHKGEKPFGCDVCNKRFFVKSHLKIHMRNHTGDKPFGCDACGKRCTSKSNLNTHMKFHKGEKPFGCDACDKRFSLKSHLTVHTRSHTGEKPFGCATCEKRCTSKSNLNAHMRIHTGEKPFSCDSCGKTFAFKSNFHTHMRIHTTEKLFS is encoded by the coding sequence ATGAAgagtgaagaggatgaagagaaACCCCTATTCTCTCACTTTCatcaacagcaaacagaagTCAGAGATTTTCCAACCAGTACTTCAGGTGACCTTACAAAAGGGAAAATTGCAGAGGATGATTCTGGAACAACAGAATCTACCAGGAACCCAGATCTGAATATTGATAGAGGTACCTCCAACTGTTCAGAGACGGAAGACAGTGAAGCTGATGGAGAAGATGATGATGTGCACCATCATAAATCTCAGTTTAAAGAGTTGTCAAACTCTGAAGCTGAAGAGTGTGAGGAGGACTGGAAGGAGAGTAGAGTTCCTGAGGCAGGTGCAAACACTGTAAAATCTTCTAGCTGCTCTAAGTATGGGGAAACACTTGCCAGCACATTCTCTCTACAGCGTCACGTGACACCTCATCCAAGATTAATGACTTCAGTTAGTTGTGGTGCATGTGGTAAGATATGTTCCTCAAAATCAGATTTAACCAGACAcgtgagaatccacacaggagagaaaccatttGGATGTGATgcttgtggaaaaagattttccctcaagtcacatttaaaaagacacacaagaattcacacaggagagaaacctttcaGTTGTGATGCTTGTGATAAAAGATGTCGCTCAAAGTCAAACTTAAATGCACATATGACAAGCCACACCAGAGACAAACATTTTGGTTGTGATGCTTGTGGTAAAAGATTTGCCTCTAAGTCACGTTTAAACTTGcatatgagaatccacacaggagagaaaccttttggttgtgatgttTGTGGAAAAGGATGTACCTCGAAGTCAAACTTAAACACGCATATGAGATTCCACAAAGGAGAGAAACCCTTTGGTTGTGATGGTTGTGGTAAAACGTTTTCCCTTAAGtctcatttaaaaatacacatgagaatccacacaggagagaaaccctttGGTTGTGATATTTGTGGAAAGAGATGCATCTCAAAGTCAAACTTAAATGCGCATATGAGATTCCACAAAGGAGAGAAACCCTTTGGTTGTGATGTTTGTAATAAAAGATTTTTTGTCAAGtctcatttaaaaatacacatgaGAAATCACACTGGAGATAAACCCTTCGGTTGTGATGCGTGTGGAAAAAGATGTACCTCAAAGTCAAACTTAAACACTCATATGAAATTCCACAAAGGAGAGAAACCCTTTGGTTGTGATGCTTGTGATAAAAGATTTTCCCTTAAGTCACATTTAACAGTACACACGAGAAGCCACACgggagagaaaccttttggttgtgCTACTTGTGAAAAAAGATGTACCTCAAAGTCAAATCTAAATGcgcacatgagaatccatacaggtgAGAAACCTTTTAGTTGTGATTCTTGTGGAAAAACATTTGCCTTCAAATCAAATTTCCatacacacatgagaatccacacaacAGAAAAACTTTTTAGTTGA
- the LOC118563927 gene encoding zinc finger protein 37-like isoform X2, giving the protein MEKTMELKMLLESSLKRIFQATVTDILVSVEQTLSEYQGTIQTIQTENEGLKRLLSTQRSAESLHEDGSQEDAAEQFSGSDGNNLPVTSTYTLSNESKCSNGETCFRKPNESKLKESASSPPFSLKTEQLEEESCVEESSTISVPVKTEPNLEGSGTVDLPQQSLNQMVKLVKSESLEVTCDAFPDVRQLHPLGPKHECRESDHGVKVTVVSKGYTQEGHFIKIEKEEEADVLLGSESESLSQSEVKYELKHQEAELDQKWLERGSSEDVEQEEGTLEQNNSTIVADEDTQIQSSSLFRCSTCLKTFKKLVALKSHVRSHGRIKDYSCKVCGRTFRRPDQLRHHNHTHTGERPFSCNLCSKAYTRSCHLSAHMRIHTGERPYACSHCEKSFRDCKSRKEHLQTHSEEKPYSCQECSKTFKCTKMLRRHMLTHSGETPHTCTQCGKRFMNHGNLKVHYMLHTGERPFSCKLCSKTFLQASNLKVHMRTHTGEKPYSCDKCSKKFAVSSSLKFHLKSHV; this is encoded by the exons ATGGAGAAAACGATGGAGCTGAAAATGTTGCTGGAGTCATCTCTGAAGCGGATCTTTCAGGCGACTGTGACCGACATCCTGGTCTCGGTGGAGCAGACCCTCTCTGAGTACCAGGGAACAATCCAGACGATCCAGACCGAGAACGAAGGCCTGAAGCGGCTGCTGTCTACACAGAGGAGCGCAGAGTCCCTCCATGAAG ATGGATCCCAGGAAGATGCCGCTGAACAGTTTTCTGGCTCAGATGGGAACAATCTACCTGTTACCTCCACCTACACGTTGTCCAACGAGTCCAAATGCAGCAACGGCGAGACATGTTTCAGGAAGCCAAATGAGAGCAAGCTGAAGGAGAGTGCATCCTCTCCTCCATTCTCTCTGAAGACGGAACAATTAGAAGAAGAGTCGTGTGTGGAAGAGTCCAGTACAATCTCAGTTCCTGTGAAAACGGAGCCCAATTTGGAAGGAAGTGGCACTGTTGACCTTCCCCAGCAATCTCTGAATCAGATGGTGAAACTGGTGAAGAGTGAGAGCTTAGAGGTTACTTGTGATGCCTTTCCAGATGTGCGTCAGCTGCATCCTTTAGGCCCTAAACATGAATGCAGAGAAAGTGACCACGGTGTTAAAGTCACTGTTGTTTCCAAAGGCTACACACAGGAGGGACATTTTATCAAGAttgagaaagaggaggaggctgatgtaCTGCTTGGCAGTGAAAGTGAGAGTTTGTCTCAGTCAGAGGTCAAATATGAACTGAAGCATCAGGAAGCAGAGTTGGATCAGAAATGGTTGGAGAGAGGAAGCTCAGAGGATGTGGAACAAGAAGAAGGAACATTGGAGCAAAATAATTCAACCATTGTTGCTGACGAGGATACCCAAATTCAAAGCAGCAGCTTGTTCCGCTGTTCAACCTGtctaaagacatttaaaaaactaGTTGCGCTCAAAAGCCACGTCAGATCTCATGGCAGGATTAAAGACTACAGCTGCAAAGTTTGTGGAAGAACCTTCAGGCGGCCCGATCAGCTCAGACACCACAACCACACCCACACGGGAGAAAGACCGTTTAGCTGCAACCTCTGCAGCAAGGCGTACACCCGTTCCTGCCATCTCAGCGCACACATGCGCATCCACACCGGAGAGAGGCCCTATGCCTGCTCGCACTGCGAAAAGTCTTTCAGGGACTGCAAGTCACGCAAGGAGCACCTGCAGACTCACTCTGAGGAGAAGCCGTACAGCTGCCAGGAGTGCAGCAAAACATTCAAATGCACAAAAATGCTGCGTAGACACATGTTGACCCACTCAGGGGAGACGCCTCATACCTGCACTCAGTGCGGCAAGAGGTTCATGAATCACGGCAACCTGAAAGTGCATTACATGCTCCACACTGGGGAGAGGCCGTTCAGCTGTAAACTCTGCAGCAAGACCTTCCTCCAGGCTTCAAACCTCAAGGTCCACATGCGGACCCACACTGGAGAAAAGCCGTACAGCTGCGACAAGTGCAGCAAGAAATTTGCTGTGTCCAGCAGTTTGAAGTTCCACCTGAAGAGTCACGTGTAG